The Gammaproteobacteria bacterium genome segment CGGGCCAAAAATCAAAGTGTGATCTAAAGGATCTTTTCGTTGACGCGCGGCGTCGATAAAGACTTGCATCTGATCACGCACATGTGGCTGACCAACATAATCTTGTAATAATCGAGGGCGTAATGAAGTTTCAATCACTACATCTTCAGGTTGATCTGTCGACGCGACGATTCTTTCATCGCCAAAATGTTTACTCATCGTTATGCCATCACCTTTTGTAAAGTCTGCCGAATAATGGCTTCACAGCTCAAACCAGTCGTTTCTAATTGCGCTACCGCACGACTGGCCTCAGCAGGCTTATAACCCAAAGCAACAAGAGCGCTGATCGCTTCTTGCAAGGCAGAGCCTGCTGGCACTGATGATGAGATCGGCGTTGAATGACTGGTTGAGCTTCCAAGCGCAAAAGGATCAGCCAATCGATCACGCATTTCAATTAATAGACGTTCAGCGGTTTTTTTGCCCACCCCAGGAATGCGGGTCAAACTGACGCTATCGCCTTGATTAATACATGACACAAATGCTTGTGGTTCAAAGTTAGACAAGATGGTCAATGCAAGCTTTGGTCCAACGCCATTCACTTTAATCAAGGTACGAAATAAAATTCTTTCACGCTCTTCGGCAAAACCATATAATAAATGCACATCTTCACGCACGACTTGGTGGGTATATAAAATCACTTCTTGGCCCAATTCAGGCAGACGATAAAAGGTGTTCATTGGTGCTTCTAATTCATAGCCAATACCACTGTTCAATTCAATGACAAGCCAAGGCGCACGCTTTTCAATCAGCACTCCTCGTAATCGACCAATCATCGTAATCTCCTATAACGCATTTTTACCGCAACGCTCTTTACAATGTAACGATGCTCACTCTAGTATCCATTCGCCTTTCTTTTTTATTTCAGCATACATAGCATCAGGAGCAAGATCGAGCTCTCCAGGCCAAGTAACAACACCGTTATCGAGAAATACGAGATTAAAAAAAGCTTGGTCTTTTAATGAATCAAACACACCTGTTAAATGAGAAAATTTAAAACGCACAGTACCCTCTAGACCATCTGCAAATTTAACTTTGAGTCTAAGATGATCTTGTAATTGTACCGTAACGACATCCCAATACATTTACCTTTCCTTCATTTCAACGGAGCTATTTTTTTAGGCATAGTTTTTTGGATACATAACTCCCAATCTTCAATAAGCTCATTTTGGTGTAATTCGGCCCAATCCAAAATGAGATCAAGTGCACGCCGCGGGAGATCTCCTTCTGTCATTTTCAACTCATTAATATCAATAATACCTTTATATTCACCATAACGAGCGTGAAAATGTGGCGGCGGATGATCATCCCAAACCATTTGAATGACAATACCATAAAAAACACTAATTGTTGGCACCAAAACCTCCATTTATCAAGAAAAATAGAAGCATCATGATAATACTACTAAGCTGGATATTTATTCAACATTATCGTAATCTTCTATAACGCATTTTTACCGCAACGCCTTTCATATTGAGCAAACCTTGACGAGTATACGCATGACATAATGCGATGGCTAAAGCATCAGCAGCATCCACTTGAGGCTTTTCTTTTAAGTTTAATAATACTTGAATCATATGCTGCATTTGCTCTTTTTGCGCAGCACCATAACCCACAATGGATTTTTTTACTTGGCGCGCGGTGTATTCGTGAATTGATAATCCATGCAATGCCGCAGCCGCAATCGCTGCACCACGCGCTTGACCTAATTTTAATGCTGTTCCTGGATTTTCATGAAAAAATATTTGCTCGATTGCCGCTTCGACAGGAGAAAATGTTTGCACTAATTCTGTAATCACCTCATGAATATATTTTAATTTATTGCCTAGCGTCTCCTTTTCAATCCGCACACAACCGCAAGCAATAAAAGTATATTGATTATTGGGCTTCACTTGAATTAAACCATATCCGGTAATCCGCGAACCTGGGTCAATGCCTAAAATAATACTCAACTATCTTCCAAGTCATTTATCAATATCCTATTTATACGTCAAATCCTTCTTAAACACCACATGCATGATCAAAATAACTACAAATCACCACATCTTGTATTTTTATACAAAAAATATTCAGTTATTGTGCAAATAATTATTTACTGATTTATAAATAAACATATAATGTTCTAGAAAATAACAAAAATAAGGAGCTATCATATGCCAAGACCAACTAAACGAGCTTTTACTGAAACATTTAGCGCAAATGTTGATTCACAGGGATATCAATACTCACAGCAAGGACTAATCGAGAAAGCAGTTGCAGCTCATTGGGGGCTTCGCAAACTTCAAATAAAAGACAGCAAACGCCCGATAAATCCTGCGAGTATTCTTGACGCAAAGATCAAAAAACACGAGGTTGATCAAAAGATTGCAAGCTACATAAAAACACTTTCTCCAGAGGCTAGAGAAACTTTTGTTTCAAAATTAAACAAGGCAATCAACAATAAAATATCAGCGGAAACACATCCTGCTCGTCAATATTTTTCAATATTCCATCGTCAAGTTCTTGGGCAAGTTGGTAACCCACCAGCCATGTCGGCGGCGCCTCGCTGATAAAATATCTGCATCACTCTAATTCTAAACGGAGTGATGCAGAATATGTTAATTCAATTGATTCATAATTTCCGCAGAAATTTCAGCGTTCGTATAGACTTCTTGGACGTCATCTAAGTCTTCTAGCATCTCAACCAAAGCCATGAGCTTTTCAGCGCTTTCTTTATCTAACTCAACCATCGTTGATGCTACTTGTGTGACTTCTGCAAACTCAGGCTTTAAGCCGTTAGCTTCTAACGCTTTTTTTATCGCCTCAAAATCATCTGCCCCAGTAATGACGGTGACATTACCTTCATCATCCGTTTCGATATCTTGTGCGCCAGCCTCTAAGGCAATTTCCATCACCTTATCTTCGCCAACACTCGCCGGGAAACCTATATGAC includes the following:
- the ruvA gene encoding Holliday junction branch migration protein RuvA; its protein translation is MIGRLRGVLIEKRAPWLVIELNSGIGYELEAPMNTFYRLPELGQEVILYTHQVVREDVHLLYGFAEERERILFRTLIKVNGVGPKLALTILSNFEPQAFVSCINQGDSVSLTRIPGVGKKTAERLLIEMRDRLADPFALGSSTSHSTPISSSVPAGSALQEAISALVALGYKPAEASRAVAQLETTGLSCEAIIRQTLQKVMA
- a CDS encoding DUF2442 domain-containing protein, which codes for MYWDVVTVQLQDHLRLKVKFADGLEGTVRFKFSHLTGVFDSLKDQAFFNLVFLDNGVVTWPGELDLAPDAMYAEIKKKGEWILE
- a CDS encoding DUF4160 domain-containing protein codes for the protein MPTISVFYGIVIQMVWDDHPPPHFHARYGEYKGIIDINELKMTEGDLPRRALDLILDWAELHQNELIEDWELCIQKTMPKKIAPLK
- the ruvC gene encoding crossover junction endodeoxyribonuclease RuvC; this encodes MSIILGIDPGSRITGYGLIQVKPNNQYTFIACGCVRIEKETLGNKLKYIHEVITELVQTFSPVEAAIEQIFFHENPGTALKLGQARGAAIAAAALHGLSIHEYTARQVKKSIVGYGAAQKEQMQHMIQVLLNLKEKPQVDAADALAIALCHAYTRQGLLNMKGVAVKMRYRRLR